ttgtaagttattcattcatgacagacacagagagagagaggcccagacacaggcagaaggggaagcaggctccacgcagggagcccgacgcgggactcgatccggggacccccggggtcacgcctggggccgcaggcggcgctaaccgctgagccaccggggggggggggcccagggattcactttttaaagggtttttatttttttctctcttccccgcAGACTCCACACACGCCGGGTGTGACTCACCGACGTCCTCCGGCTCCTGCCCCGAGGCTCTGCGCTTGCACTCCCTGGCGTAGTGTTTCTGGATGACGGCCCACAGCTCGGCGTTGACCAGGGAATTCCTTCGGGTGTGGTACCGGGTCCACGAAGAGACCCGGCGGCGGCAGAACGGGCAGCACAGACTCGCCTTCTCCACAGTCGCCTGGAAGCACGGACTGCACAGCGTGTGGCCGCACGGCAGCGTGATGGGCTCGACGAGGATGTCCACGCAGATGCGGCACTGGCACTCCGACAGGGAGGGGACGGCGCGTCGGGCGGCCGCCATTTCCGGAAGCTAGCCGGGCCCCCCCGCCATCGACCCCTGCAAGACAAAGGCGCTCGTGGCGGGCCCCACCGCGGCGGACGCCGCCCTGCAGCCGTTGAGGCGTCCCGCCCGGCAGCCGGCGCCGCGGGATTCACACCCGCGCCCTGAGGCCGACCGCGGGCGCGCAGCCGCACGGAGCCGCCGGGGGAGCCAGGCTGCGGGGTCACCACAGCCGCGGCGGCAGGGCGGGCGGGACGCGCCGacggccccgcccccccctcaCCCGCCGGGCGCCCCGCTGGCTCGCGGCGGCCGCGCCCCAGGCCGCGCAGGCGGGAAGCGCGGCGGCAGCACTTCCGTCTTACCGCTGTCGCAGGCGCACCCCGCGAGCCCCCGTTCGGGCTTCCGCGCGCCTCCAGCGGCTCCCGGCGCAGGACACCGCGCTCCCCTTCCTCTCGTCAGCCGCAAACGCTCGTCGGCGCGGTGCTGCCGCAGCGACGCGGCAGGGGCTGTGACGTCACAGCCGCAGGCCCGCCCCCGGGCcgcgcggcggcggggcgggacTTCCGGGTCCTGGGGGCTTCCGGAGCCTCGCCCGCCGGGGCTCGGTCCTGCGGCGCCGCAGCTGTCGCTCGGCTCGGGCTGCGGCCGGCCTCCCCCGCGTGGCTGCTGCTCGCGGGTCCTGCGGAAGCCCGGGAGGGTCGCGAGCGTGGGCTGCGGCACAGAAAGGGAAACCTCGACACAAGTTAGAGACCCaacagggggcagcccgggtggctcagccgcttagcgccgcctgcagcccagggcgtgaccccgggtcgcgggatcgagccccaccttgggctccctgcaaggcgcctgcttctccctcggcctctctctgtgtctctcatgaataaataaataaaatatttttaaaaataaaataaaaataaagacccaacaggaggcagcccaggtggctcagcggtttagcgccgcctgcagcccagggcgtgaccccgggtcgcAGGATCCGCtccttgagctccctgcaggagcctgcttctccctctgcctgtgtctctgttgtctctgcctctctctctctctctctctgtctctcatgaataaataaataaaatcttaaaagaaaaaagaaagactcaacagtcattttaaaaatgcttcccgtggggatccctgggtggtgcagcggtttggcgcctgcctttggcccagggcgcgatcctggagacccgggatcgaatcccacatcgggctcccggtgcatggagcctgcttctccctctgcctgtgtctctgcctctctctctctctctctctctgtgactatcatgaataaataaataaaatctaaaaaaataaaaaaaataaaaaaaaaataaaaaaaataaaaaaaaataaaaatgcttcccgaggcccctgggtggctcagcagttgagcatctgccttggctcaggtcgtgatcccgggtcctgggatcgagttctgcatccagctccctgcaggggggtgggggtcttCATAGGGAATTACCGGATCAGGGCGGTTTCCCCGAGAATCCGGTGTGAGCTGCCCTGCAAGGCCCTGGATCTCTAGCCTCCAGCCTCAGGACCAGCGCTGCCACCGGCCACCCaagactttttgttgttgttgttgttgcatccAAGTCTTGTTACTATCAACGTCCGTACCCAATTTTTGGAAAAGAGATTcttggaaaagggaaagggagggagaggcctcaagaatgaggaagagaaaaatttgtTCAGTTCAAAGTCAAGATTTGATGAACCATTACTGTGTCCGTCTTCAGTTCCATCCATTTCTATGGAGGTTTCATAGGACTTGGGAAGACAAACTACAGGATTGCCTCGATTCTGGGGCTTAGCTGTCACATGCATCATTTGTAATGTACTCCTGTACTATTAAATTCCAATCTAGAGCAACCAAAACTacgaaagaagtaaaaaaatattttagtattttgtgcACTCTGAAATGAGTTTTCCACTTTGATACTAAATTCTTGTgctgatagggatccctgggtggtgcagtggtttggcgcctgcctttggcccagggcgcggtcctggagacccaggatcgagtcccacgtcgggctcctggtgcatggagcctgcttctccctctgcctatgtctctgcctctctctctctgtgtgactatcataaaaaaaataaataaataaataaagaaagaagaaagaaagaaagaaagaaagaaagaaagaaattcttgtGCTGACAACTGATCCTACTGTTTTGAATTCTATGAAAAAAGTaggttttggggatgcctggctggctgcctggttggtaaagcatgcaactcttaatcccatttgagcttgagccccacattggatgtagaaattacttaaaaaaatttttgttttattttaaaaaaagtaggttTGGGCTAGAGAAAATACAGGGATTAAATAGACTCACCCCTAGCACTTACTAAAGCCCAGAGAcagagttactgtttaatggttACAGAGTTTATTTTCAGACAGactgtagtgatggttgcacagtgTTATGAATGTATCTAATACGCTGAACTGTCcacttaaaatgattaagatggtaaattttatgcatattttaccgcaataagaaaaatttttgaaaaacaaccaaaactaaataaaaagaaaagcaataaaagtcAGGCttgagggatccttgggtggcccagcggtttagcgcctgcctttggcccagggcgtgatcctggagaaccgggattaaatcccacgtcgggctcctggtgcatggagcctgcttctccctctgcctgtgtctctgcctctctctatctctgtgactatcataaaaaaaaaaaaaaagtcaggcttGAGTTCTTGAGGAAATGTTGCATAGATGTGGAGGTAGAGAAAAATATCACTGTGCATGAATACAATCTTTGAGGTGTTTTGGGTTTGCTAAGCCATTCAGGTTGGCTGCATGGTTTCCAGAGGGAGCCAAAGCAAGGAGTCATGGGCCCTTGATAGAGAGCTTTGggaacttttgttttaatgtgaaTTCAGAAATCTTTGGTTGTCATCCACTTGTCCATGATATCAACACCTCAGCCTAAAATTGCAGGCTCCTTAATATGGTCCCAACCTGCTTTTCCCTGTGGAATCTCccattatccatttttttttaagatttatttatttattagagagaggtgggagagagagaggtgcatgCGCCTGTgtgcatggtgggggaggggcacagagagtgAGATAAACTCCAGCCaactgtgctcagtgtggaacccGTTTCAGAGCtgtatcccatgaccctgagatcatgtcctgagccaaaaccaagagatggacacccaaccaactgagccacccaggtgcccctctcccattattcttttaaagattgaacTATGATCTAGTTGCTGGCGTCCAAATCTTGTGCTTTCAGACCATTGTCTGAaatcttaattcattttaatgaattactTTGTTGCTTTGCCTACTTGAAGGATCAACTCATTGTACTTCCTCCAGGAAATATTCCTTAACCACACAGTGACCTCCTCTGAACTCACCCAATCATATATTGCCTAGTGATAGTGGTTTTTATTATAGTCTTATCTTCTAAGATTTGCATTTTGATTTCTGTGTTCAggtatttatgtgtatttatgtctGTGTAGTAGATCCATATTATGTGTTTCCTCAGGTTTCCTTGGCGTTGTTTACTTTCTGAACCCACAGTCCCTGTTCTGCCTGGGGCTGACCTGTTGCATTTCTAGAATCTCTGGCTCTTCCTATCACTTCTGGACTCCAATGAAACACTGCGCTGAGCAATGCAGGCACTGGATTTCCACTGACTGGGAGGGCTTAGATGATGCATCTTGGAAGTATGGTGGGAGGGTCACTCCCCGTAGAACAAACTTTGGCCCACTGGAAACCGTAGACTAAGCGAGCATGACAGAGAAATTCCCTTTCCATCTACCTTCCAAGGCATGTTTTCTCTAAACAGTGTGCCTGGAGAGGACAAGACagtgagtagattttttttttttaagattttattctaaaaatcttaagtaatctctgcacccaacatgggggtcAAACCTACAACCTTGAGGTTAAGGGTCAAATActctaccaagtgagccagccaggtgctccaagacTGGGTACACTTATCTGCCAAACATGCTCCTGTGTCTCCTGTTACCTCATTTTGGTTGATCTGAATTTGTACCTCCCAAATAAAACACGCACGCACTTAACCTTTACCTAGAAGACAGGgtccacatttttaaatgtttctgttaTTCTCAGCACCTAGCACCTGGAattggtgttcaataaatataccttcttgggatccctgggtggcgcagaggtttggcgcctgcctttggcccagggcgcgatcctggagacccgggatcgaatcccacatcgggctcccggtgcatggagcctgcttctccctctgcctgtgtctctgcctctctctctctctctctctgtgactatcataaataaataaaaatttaaaaaaaaaaataaatatatcttcttaattttttaagattttatttttaagtaatctctgtacccaacatggggctcaaacctacagccctgagatcaagaatcacatgctctatcaaatgagccagccaggggccccaataaatattttcatatatagtcAGTGTCTAAGAGTTCCCTTTCCAGTGTAAAATAACTGTGGTAGTGTACCAGAGTGAAAATGcacaatatacaatatatattaggtgtctttattgtttttttttgccttttaatatatagtacattcacatggttcaaaattcaaaatgtacaaAAGGGATTGAGAGTGAGAATTTCTCCTACCTTTGACCTCTAgcctcttcatttttctccctgtGACAACCAATGTTCTTACTTTGTAACATATCTCTCCAGAAGCAGCTTATGAAATTTATGGATAtattagctgtgtgtgtgtgtgtgtgtgtgtgtgtatttttgccctctttttccacttaacaatatatcggaaatattttaaaataacgcATCTTGGTGATAGCTCCACAtcattctcttcattctcttATATTGCTACACAGAAAGTATCCACTACTTAAAAGTATCCaatttatcatattttgtttGGGCTCCCCTCACTTTTGCTATAAAAATGAacctgtagggatccctgggtggcgcagcggtttagcgcctgcctttggcccagggcgcgatcctggagacccgggatcgaatcccacgtcgggctcccggtgcatggagcctgcttctccctctgcctatgtctctgcctctctctctctctctgtgtgactatcataaataaataaaaaattaaaaaaaaaaaaaatgaacctgtaATACATTGTACATACATCGTCTTCCCCTGTTTACAAGATAAACTACTAGAAAAAGAATCTCTTGGTCATCAAAGTTAGTTTTTGACAGATGGTATCAACTCTTTCAGGGAGGACTTCGGCTCTTCGGGAGCACTCACTGCTTTCCCCTTCTCAATGACCTGAACAGCCCTCAGCAAACCGCCCTGCAGAGACTGGTTCTTTACCATGTTAGTGATCAGGACGCTGACATCTCTGATATACATGTGCCTCACCTTAGCAACATAGTATTCCGTCTTGTTACCATGTGCAATAAAGAAGGTGCAAAGCGCCCTGATATCTCCTTCCTGCAGCCCGCACTCCTCCAGGACAGACTCCCACACAGCTCTAATGCGCCCGTTCTTGACTTTTCGTCTTAGGACAGAGGCCAAGGTGGGAAGACCTCTCACCAGGTCTGGCAGCTTCTCAACCACATGGGTGTGCAAGCAGACGAGTACATCAATAACGTAGCTGTGTAAAATATTCAGTTCCATTGAAGTGAATCTACAAAAAATGTGGAGAGCTGCTCAATCAGTAGGACTCTTTATGTACAAACATACAGTGAATTCCATCAGGATACAAACCCACTACAAGAACCAGTtgttgtattttagaaaatacttacTTTAGAAAGGGCCTACACTATGCTGGATAGCTTAGGTCTCAGGCCACTCACACTACACATTTCTCAGCGGCAGAGGAGTTACGTCAACCATCTCTGTGTTAGTAAGCTATTGGCAAACAAGAGACACTGATGAAATGCATATGGCAGTGCTGGCGTAGCTACAGGTGctcaaattaatcttttttgaATCGATTAACATAAGGAAATAGGATTTCTTCACAATCCATTGAAATTCAAGTTTAGCATGACCACTGCAAGCTCTCATGAAGCCACAAAATTTCACTGATTTATCATTGGATACTCACTTGGGTGCCAGAACTGCTGTCCACAGCTCATCTTGGGCTGCCTGGCTTGCCAAAGCCTTGCTATGATGTTCAAATTTCTGTGTCAAACTATCCTTGATGAAGTCCAGTTCTTTAAACTGTGCTTCTAAAGCTTGGAGTTTGTGGTCTACTCTATAGATAAAAGAATCAAGGGGTACTTTAGGACAAGGGACAAAGCTAAGGTTTTGCCTAAGATAAGACTCTAATACATTGTTTATAACCACTATTAATTTGGGTAgtgagggcccctgggtggctcagcggttgagcgactgccttgagctcaactcatgatcccagaatccgggaatcgagtcctatgtcgggctccctgcatggagcctgcttctccctctgcctgtgtctctgcctctctctctgtgtctctcatggataaataaataaaatccttaaaaaaaattggggtagctatttaaatttaagattatGAGCAGATGTTCCTATTTGCCATTCTCTCTAGCCATCATCCTAGTTCTTATATTCCTTATATTGCCAATTGTCTTATATTGAATTGTCTAATTACTTGAATTATCTGCCACGACTTGATTTTGTGTTGTACTTTATACTTTACATAgtatgttaggggcacctggctggctgagtcagtggaacatgcaactctcaatctcagggtcttgagttcaagccccacattgggcttggagcctacattaaaaaaaaaaaaaaaaaaaaaaaaggactttaaataCAAGCATTACTTTGATTCTCACAACAACCAGAAGAAGTGAAGCAGTCATTTTTATCATGTTGCAGGTAAAggaattgaggggcacctggttggctcagtcggaagagcatgggATTTTTGCTCTCAAGGTAATAGTtaaagccctacattgggtgtagagattatttttttaaatttttattaaattttttattcatgagagacacggagaggggggagagagagagagagagagaggcagagacacaggcagagggagaagcaggcttcatgcagggagcccaatgtggggctcgatcctgggactcaggatcatgccctgggctgaagacggtgctaaaccactgagccacttgggctgcccccaagattatttttaaaaatagacttcatagataaagaaattgagtctCCAAAAGATTGAGACCTAATGTCATGCTAGCTAGGTGCTGGGACCAGTATTTAATAAGGTGCACTTCTCTGGTCTGACTTCTGGAATCCTCTCCCACCTTCAAGGATAAGCTCATTTTCCACTATTCTCTTGAATCTACTAGACTTTAAGC
The genomic region above belongs to Canis lupus dingo isolate Sandy chromosome 33, ASM325472v2, whole genome shotgun sequence and contains:
- the SMCO1 gene encoding single-pass membrane and coiled-coil domain-containing protein 1, with protein sequence MNNETTTLISLKKAMKRVDHKLQALEAQFKELDFIKDSLTQKFEHHSKALASQAAQDELWTAVLAPKFTSMELNILHSYVIDVLVCLHTHVVEKLPDLVRGLPTLASVLRRKVKNGRIRAVWESVLEECGLQEGDIRALCTFFIAHGNKTEYYVAKVRHMYIRDVSVLITNMVKNQSLQGGLLRAVQVIEKGKAVSAPEEPKSSLKELIPSVKN